One Lucilia cuprina isolate Lc7/37 chromosome 4, ASM2204524v1, whole genome shotgun sequence DNA segment encodes these proteins:
- the LOC111690836 gene encoding protein shifted isoform X1 produces MEWVVLVIMLKSHNNCNNKNINRSHDHDLYTLQERPRRRRNVSMFRGKFIYLLLMLLYLANWIDGIEARQQQQKHDAQQQQQQINEVGAHHHQQQQQHHNRGNSGGSSSGSSYEVLGKRNKKNNQHHNNNNNSNNHNYNEKKHKSSNGHSLNNSSSNSLTGGSKPHGAKGRKGDSNKQRRAHHRKHNRSNDPDDNISLWITEQQLKVLTDLFFPQNSLHGPVYAIQNGHVLNHILDSRYYEYLIIPAEVNYVNFTWKSGHRKYFYHFDLLETMDESILKAPTVSIKPKGRIPNEEKNFSVFLPCSGNNSGTAMFNVGLTIHNRSGNPLPGTPLRLNFKKECAHRGVYDSLDASNPTLITSMQGPDPECHVKCGEHGFCNHRNICQCRSGYIGQYCEKAFCFPQCMNGGNCTAPSVCSCPDGYQGTQCEGGICAEKCLNGGKCVQKDKCECPRGYYGLRCEFSKCEISCMHGGRCIGTNLCRCAEGLSGDHCEIGHRQRYTCKRKCKHGDCMPNKTCKCKDGFYGRFCNRRVKKH; encoded by the exons ATGGAATGGGTGGTGTTGGT AATAATGCTCAAGAGTCACAACAActgtaacaataaaaacattaacagATCCCATGACCATGATTTATACACGCTGCAGGAGCGACCACGGAGACGGAGGAATGTCTCAATGTTTCgtggtaaatttatttatctattgctgatgttgttgtattTGGCAAATTGGATTGATGGCATAGAGGCTAGACAGCAACAACAGAAGCATGAtgcacaacagcagcaacagcaaataAATGAAGTGGGCgctcatcatcatcaacagcaacagcagcaccATAATAGGGGGAACAGCGGTGGCAGTAGTAGTGGTTCTTCTTATGAAGTACTAGGCAAGCGTAACAAGAAAAACAATCAACaccacaataataacaacaacagcaataatcaTAACTACAATGAAAAGAAACACAAATCTTCCAATGGTCATTCTCTTAATAATAGTAGTAGTAATAGCTTAACAGGTGGCTCCAAACCTCATGGCGCTAAAGGGCGCAAAGGTGATAGTAATAAACAACGCAGAGCTCATCATAGAAAACACAATAGATCCAATGATCCCGATGACAACATTTCTTTGTGGATTACTGAACAACAATTAAAAGTTTTGACTG atttattCTTTCCTCAGAATTCTCTACATGGCCCCGTCTATGCCATACAAAATGGTCATGTTCTAAATCACATACTAGACAGTAgatattatgaatatttaataataccCGCCGAAGTAAATTATGTCAATTTCACCTGGAAGTCAGGACATCGGAAGTATTTCTATCATTTCGATTTACTCGAGACAATGGATGAGAGTATACTAAAAGCACCTACAGTATCAATAAAACCCAAAGGACGTATACCCAACGAAGAGAAAA ATTTTAGCGTCTTTCTACCCTGCAGCGGTAATAATTCGGGCACTGCCATGTTTAATGTAGGTCTCACCATACACAATCGCAGCGGTAATCCGTTGCCAGGCACTCCGTTGCGTTTGAATTTCAAAAAGGAGTGTGCACATAGAGGTGTGTATGATAGCCTAGACGCTTCCAATCCTACACTAATTACATCTATGCAAG gtCCCGATCCCGAGTGTCATGTGAAATGTGGTGAACATGGTTTCTGTAATCATCGCAACATTTGCCAGTGTCGTTCGGGTTATATTGGTCAGTACTGTGAGAAGGCATTTTGTTTTCCTCAATGCATGAATGGTGGCAATTGTACAGCTCCGTCGGTGTGCTCATGTCCGGATGGGTATCAGGGCACACAATGTGAGGGTG GCATTTGTGCTGAAAAATGCCTCAATGGTGGCAAATGTGTGCAAAAGGATAAATGTGAATGTCCCAGAGGCTACTATGGACTACGATGTGAATTTT CAAAATGTGAAATATCTTGCATGCATGGTGGTCGCTGTATTGGCACAAACCTTTGTCGCTGTGCAGAGGGTCTAAGTGGTGATCATTGTGAAATTGGTCATCGTCAGCGTTATACATGTAAACGAAAATGTAAACATGGCGATTGTATGCCTAATAAGACTTGCAAATGTAAGGACGGTTTCTATGGGCGTTTTTGTAACAGAC GTGTTAAAAAACACTGA
- the LOC111690836 gene encoding protein shifted isoform X3, which translates to MEWVVLVIMLKSHNNCNNKNINRSHDHDLYTLQERPRRRRNVSMFRGKFIYLLLMLLYLANWIDGIEARQQQQKHDAQQQQQQINEVGAHHHQQQQQHHNRGNSGGSSSGSSYEVLGKRNKKNNQHHNNNNNSNNHNYNEKKHKSSNGHSLNNSSSNSLTGGSKPHGAKGRKGDSNKQRRAHHRKHNRSNDPDDNISLWITEQQLKVLTDLFFPQNSLHGPVYAIQNGHVLNHILDSRYYEYLIIPAEVNYVNFTWKSGHRKYFYHFDLLETMDESILKAPTVSIKPKGRIPNEEKNFSVFLPCSGNNSGTAMFNVGLTIHNRSGNPLPGTPLRLNFKKECAHRGPDPECHVKCGEHGFCNHRNICQCRSGYIGQYCEKAFCFPQCMNGGNCTAPSVCSCPDGYQGTQCEGGICAEKCLNGGKCVQKDKCECPRGYYGLRCEFSKCEISCMHGGRCIGTNLCRCAEGLSGDHCEIGHRQRYTCKRKCKHGDCMPNKTCKCKDGFYGRFCNRRVKKH; encoded by the exons ATGGAATGGGTGGTGTTGGT AATAATGCTCAAGAGTCACAACAActgtaacaataaaaacattaacagATCCCATGACCATGATTTATACACGCTGCAGGAGCGACCACGGAGACGGAGGAATGTCTCAATGTTTCgtggtaaatttatttatctattgctgatgttgttgtattTGGCAAATTGGATTGATGGCATAGAGGCTAGACAGCAACAACAGAAGCATGAtgcacaacagcagcaacagcaaataAATGAAGTGGGCgctcatcatcatcaacagcaacagcagcaccATAATAGGGGGAACAGCGGTGGCAGTAGTAGTGGTTCTTCTTATGAAGTACTAGGCAAGCGTAACAAGAAAAACAATCAACaccacaataataacaacaacagcaataatcaTAACTACAATGAAAAGAAACACAAATCTTCCAATGGTCATTCTCTTAATAATAGTAGTAGTAATAGCTTAACAGGTGGCTCCAAACCTCATGGCGCTAAAGGGCGCAAAGGTGATAGTAATAAACAACGCAGAGCTCATCATAGAAAACACAATAGATCCAATGATCCCGATGACAACATTTCTTTGTGGATTACTGAACAACAATTAAAAGTTTTGACTG atttattCTTTCCTCAGAATTCTCTACATGGCCCCGTCTATGCCATACAAAATGGTCATGTTCTAAATCACATACTAGACAGTAgatattatgaatatttaataataccCGCCGAAGTAAATTATGTCAATTTCACCTGGAAGTCAGGACATCGGAAGTATTTCTATCATTTCGATTTACTCGAGACAATGGATGAGAGTATACTAAAAGCACCTACAGTATCAATAAAACCCAAAGGACGTATACCCAACGAAGAGAAAA ATTTTAGCGTCTTTCTACCCTGCAGCGGTAATAATTCGGGCACTGCCATGTTTAATGTAGGTCTCACCATACACAATCGCAGCGGTAATCCGTTGCCAGGCACTCCGTTGCGTTTGAATTTCAAAAAGGAGTGTGCACATAGAG gtCCCGATCCCGAGTGTCATGTGAAATGTGGTGAACATGGTTTCTGTAATCATCGCAACATTTGCCAGTGTCGTTCGGGTTATATTGGTCAGTACTGTGAGAAGGCATTTTGTTTTCCTCAATGCATGAATGGTGGCAATTGTACAGCTCCGTCGGTGTGCTCATGTCCGGATGGGTATCAGGGCACACAATGTGAGGGTG GCATTTGTGCTGAAAAATGCCTCAATGGTGGCAAATGTGTGCAAAAGGATAAATGTGAATGTCCCAGAGGCTACTATGGACTACGATGTGAATTTT CAAAATGTGAAATATCTTGCATGCATGGTGGTCGCTGTATTGGCACAAACCTTTGTCGCTGTGCAGAGGGTCTAAGTGGTGATCATTGTGAAATTGGTCATCGTCAGCGTTATACATGTAAACGAAAATGTAAACATGGCGATTGTATGCCTAATAAGACTTGCAAATGTAAGGACGGTTTCTATGGGCGTTTTTGTAACAGAC GTGTTAAAAAACACTGA
- the LOC111690836 gene encoding protein shifted isoform X2 has product MLKSHNNCNNKNINRSHDHDLYTLQERPRRRRNVSMFRGKFIYLLLMLLYLANWIDGIEARQQQQKHDAQQQQQQINEVGAHHHQQQQQHHNRGNSGGSSSGSSYEVLGKRNKKNNQHHNNNNNSNNHNYNEKKHKSSNGHSLNNSSSNSLTGGSKPHGAKGRKGDSNKQRRAHHRKHNRSNDPDDNISLWITEQQLKVLTDLFFPQNSLHGPVYAIQNGHVLNHILDSRYYEYLIIPAEVNYVNFTWKSGHRKYFYHFDLLETMDESILKAPTVSIKPKGRIPNEEKNFSVFLPCSGNNSGTAMFNVGLTIHNRSGNPLPGTPLRLNFKKECAHRGVYDSLDASNPTLITSMQGPDPECHVKCGEHGFCNHRNICQCRSGYIGQYCEKAFCFPQCMNGGNCTAPSVCSCPDGYQGTQCEGGICAEKCLNGGKCVQKDKCECPRGYYGLRCEFSKCEISCMHGGRCIGTNLCRCAEGLSGDHCEIGHRQRYTCKRKCKHGDCMPNKTCKCKDGFYGRFCNRRVKKH; this is encoded by the exons ATGCTCAAGAGTCACAACAActgtaacaataaaaacattaacagATCCCATGACCATGATTTATACACGCTGCAGGAGCGACCACGGAGACGGAGGAATGTCTCAATGTTTCgtggtaaatttatttatctattgctgatgttgttgtattTGGCAAATTGGATTGATGGCATAGAGGCTAGACAGCAACAACAGAAGCATGAtgcacaacagcagcaacagcaaataAATGAAGTGGGCgctcatcatcatcaacagcaacagcagcaccATAATAGGGGGAACAGCGGTGGCAGTAGTAGTGGTTCTTCTTATGAAGTACTAGGCAAGCGTAACAAGAAAAACAATCAACaccacaataataacaacaacagcaataatcaTAACTACAATGAAAAGAAACACAAATCTTCCAATGGTCATTCTCTTAATAATAGTAGTAGTAATAGCTTAACAGGTGGCTCCAAACCTCATGGCGCTAAAGGGCGCAAAGGTGATAGTAATAAACAACGCAGAGCTCATCATAGAAAACACAATAGATCCAATGATCCCGATGACAACATTTCTTTGTGGATTACTGAACAACAATTAAAAGTTTTGACTG atttattCTTTCCTCAGAATTCTCTACATGGCCCCGTCTATGCCATACAAAATGGTCATGTTCTAAATCACATACTAGACAGTAgatattatgaatatttaataataccCGCCGAAGTAAATTATGTCAATTTCACCTGGAAGTCAGGACATCGGAAGTATTTCTATCATTTCGATTTACTCGAGACAATGGATGAGAGTATACTAAAAGCACCTACAGTATCAATAAAACCCAAAGGACGTATACCCAACGAAGAGAAAA ATTTTAGCGTCTTTCTACCCTGCAGCGGTAATAATTCGGGCACTGCCATGTTTAATGTAGGTCTCACCATACACAATCGCAGCGGTAATCCGTTGCCAGGCACTCCGTTGCGTTTGAATTTCAAAAAGGAGTGTGCACATAGAGGTGTGTATGATAGCCTAGACGCTTCCAATCCTACACTAATTACATCTATGCAAG gtCCCGATCCCGAGTGTCATGTGAAATGTGGTGAACATGGTTTCTGTAATCATCGCAACATTTGCCAGTGTCGTTCGGGTTATATTGGTCAGTACTGTGAGAAGGCATTTTGTTTTCCTCAATGCATGAATGGTGGCAATTGTACAGCTCCGTCGGTGTGCTCATGTCCGGATGGGTATCAGGGCACACAATGTGAGGGTG GCATTTGTGCTGAAAAATGCCTCAATGGTGGCAAATGTGTGCAAAAGGATAAATGTGAATGTCCCAGAGGCTACTATGGACTACGATGTGAATTTT CAAAATGTGAAATATCTTGCATGCATGGTGGTCGCTGTATTGGCACAAACCTTTGTCGCTGTGCAGAGGGTCTAAGTGGTGATCATTGTGAAATTGGTCATCGTCAGCGTTATACATGTAAACGAAAATGTAAACATGGCGATTGTATGCCTAATAAGACTTGCAAATGTAAGGACGGTTTCTATGGGCGTTTTTGTAACAGAC GTGTTAAAAAACACTGA
- the LOC111690835 gene encoding 5-demethoxyubiquinone hydroxylase, mitochondrial: MLRQTISLSGLKGQQLQNFYKAALYSTTTTTPPASTPQSKQNIRPSALTDEIIRVDHAGELGADRIYAGQMAILGNTPMGKTIGHMWEQEKEHRRQFEGLIRKHRVRPTVMTPLWNVAGFVLGAGTALMGEKAAMACTVAVETVIVEHYNEQLRQIMDSPNPDKELLKTITKFRDEEQEHHDTGIDCGAEQAPFYKAMTEVIKLGCKTAIAISKKI; this comes from the exons atGTTGCGTCAAACGATATCACTTTCTGGTCTTAAGggacaacaactacaaaatttctataaagcAGCTCTTTACTCGACCACTACTACAACTCCGCCTGCCTCAACGCCACAATCGAAACAAAACATACGACCTTCAGCACTTACAGATGAAATTATACGAGTTGATCATGCTGGAGAATTGGGAGCCGATCGTATTTATGCCGGTCAAATGGCAATTTTAGGTAACACTCCTATGGGTAAAACAATTGGTCATATGTGGGAGCAAGAAAAGGAGCATCGTCGTCAATTTGAGGGTTTAATACGCAAACATCGTGTTAGACCAACAGTTATGACTCCGCTTTGGAATGTAGCTGGTTTTGTATTGGGTGCAG gcACAGCTTTAATGGGAGAAAAGGCAGCCATGGCCTGTACTGTTGCTGTGGAAACTGTGATAGTGGAACATTATAACGAGCAATTAAGACAAATTATGGACTCACCCAATCCAGATAAG GAACTTCTTAAAACCATCACCAAATTCCGAGACGAAGAACAGGAACATCATGACACTGGCATTGATTGTGGCGCAGAACAGGCTCCATTCTACAAGGCCATGACCGAAGTTATTAAACTGGGCTGTAAAACAGCCATTGCGATAtcgaaaaagatttaa